From Fervidobacterium gondwanense DSM 13020, a single genomic window includes:
- the nadE gene encoding NAD(+) synthase — protein sequence MNFNPEVESKKIERFINELIEKHGYRGAVIGVSGGIDSAVVLALLVNAVGKAKIKAFILPERDSSRQSIEDAKLVCQHFGVEYRVESITKALSGLGTYKLFPPALFIPEKLKIVYAKNRWNRYDDPYAMDLQNSGDELFLKGIAYYRSKHRIRMCKLYFEAEKLNYCVVGTTNKTELKLGLYVKWGDDSVDIEPIKHLYKTQVFELARYLNVPEKIIKKPPTPDLVPGLTDEEAFGMTYQEIDSILMGLEKEHDLLEKNINDEKYKRIMRLIELAKYREIKSLGIEDAKDER from the coding sequence ATGAACTTTAATCCAGAAGTAGAGAGTAAAAAAATAGAGCGCTTTATAAATGAACTTATTGAGAAACACGGATACAGAGGGGCTGTGATAGGTGTCAGCGGTGGTATTGATTCAGCTGTCGTACTCGCTCTGTTAGTAAATGCTGTTGGAAAAGCTAAGATAAAAGCATTTATCTTACCAGAAAGAGATAGTTCAAGGCAAAGCATAGAAGATGCGAAGCTGGTCTGCCAACATTTTGGTGTTGAATACAGAGTAGAAAGTATTACAAAAGCTTTATCAGGTTTAGGTACTTATAAACTATTCCCACCCGCGCTGTTCATACCCGAAAAACTTAAAATAGTCTACGCAAAAAATAGGTGGAACAGATATGATGACCCATACGCCATGGATTTGCAAAATTCAGGTGATGAGCTCTTCTTGAAAGGCATAGCATACTACAGATCCAAACATAGGATAAGGATGTGTAAGTTATATTTCGAAGCGGAAAAACTCAACTACTGCGTCGTTGGAACGACGAACAAGACTGAACTGAAACTTGGACTTTACGTAAAATGGGGCGACGACTCTGTCGATATCGAACCTATTAAACACCTTTATAAGACACAAGTTTTTGAGCTTGCAAGGTATCTAAATGTACCCGAGAAGATTATAAAAAAACCACCGACGCCAGATCTTGTCCCCGGTTTGACCGATGAAGAGGCATTTGGAATGACTTATCAAGAGATTGACAGCATATTGATGGGACTTGAAAAAGAACATGATTTGCTTGAAAAGAACATCAATGACGAGAAATATAAGAGAATAATGAGACTGATAGAACTTGCAAAGTACAGGGAGATTAAATCTTTGGGTATTGAGGACGCGAAAGATGAACGATAA
- a CDS encoding Mut7-C RNAse domain-containing protein → MNDKSQNSFDSNVGFICDLTVVKLGKKLRILGYDVEIVKSSNMATIENVVKTKNIKKLLITKSRELARKLSGILVLSNNVSEQIEEVLSKIQSTARGNPRCSECNAELIECSKEDIVGKVPTYIFESFERFKHCPKCGKIFWEGSHFKFRGVWNLANTKDFKLRRGESK, encoded by the coding sequence ATGAACGATAAGAGTCAGAATTCGTTTGACTCAAATGTAGGTTTCATATGCGATCTAACAGTTGTTAAGCTCGGCAAGAAACTCAGAATCTTAGGATACGACGTTGAAATAGTGAAAAGCTCAAATATGGCCACGATAGAAAATGTCGTCAAGACAAAAAACATAAAAAAATTACTAATTACTAAATCTCGCGAATTGGCAAGGAAGCTATCAGGCATATTAGTATTAAGCAACAATGTCAGTGAACAAATTGAAGAAGTTCTGTCAAAGATTCAAAGCACAGCGCGAGGAAATCCAAGATGTAGTGAATGCAATGCAGAATTGATAGAATGTTCAAAGGAAGATATCGTCGGAAAAGTTCCTACGTACATATTTGAAAGTTTCGAGCGTTTTAAACATTGCCCAAAATGTGGCAAAATATTTTGGGAGGGGTCTCATTTCAAATTCAGAGGGGTTTGGAACTTAGCCAACACGAAAGACTTTAAACTTCGAAGGGGTGAATCAAAATGA